In one Candidatus Bathyarchaeota archaeon genomic region, the following are encoded:
- a CDS encoding DNA-binding protein — protein MEGEIRYKAAPGQLGRIIAARLLPGTDIINGIEKICADYGIDYAFVTCSIGSLQKSTFIFAVPRPEAKIKIAYGEPFEIPGPIEFLGGQGVVCKNEKGETQTHFHGAISDKLQRVYGGHLLKGGNPSLATIDLIISEVKGMKLLRKYDEETDFISFFPEAE, from the coding sequence TTGGAGGGAGAAATACGTTATAAAGCCGCTCCAGGGCAACTTGGCAGAATAATTGCCGCCCGCCTACTCCCCGGAACTGATATAATTAATGGCATCGAAAAAATATGCGCAGACTATGGTATTGATTATGCATTTGTAACCTGCTCAATTGGAAGTCTGCAAAAATCAACCTTCATATTTGCGGTTCCAAGGCCAGAGGCGAAGATCAAAATAGCCTATGGCGAACCCTTCGAGATTCCAGGCCCAATTGAATTTCTCGGAGGTCAAGGCGTAGTCTGCAAGAATGAAAAGGGTGAAACCCAAACCCATTTCCATGGAGCAATAAGCGACAAATTACAACGTGTTTATGGAGGCCACCTATTAAAAGGCGGAAATCCTTCACTCGCTACAATAGATTTAATCATCAGCGAGGTTAAGGGGATGAAACTTCTCCGAAAATACGATGAAGAAACAGACTTCATCAGCTTCTTCCCTGAAGCCGAATAA
- a CDS encoding hydrogenase iron-sulfur subunit, with product MIERFIELTGDSKLKGSVLVIGGGITGIQASLDIADQGFKVYLVEKTPSIGGSMARLDKTFPTNDCSICIEAPKMVDVLRHPNIELLTYSEVKEVKGSVGNFKVKILKKPRYVIEDKCNGCGKCEEVCIVSVPSEFDLGTKLRKAIYLPFPQATPKLYTLDMDNCKKFGGGCRDCVSACRDLGLNAVDFWQRKKELEIEVGSIVVATGFEYLEPTMRPEYGYGIYKNVLTSLQYERILCASGPTSGQIVRPSDKEKPSRVAWIQCVLSRDTKVGKSYCSKVCCAYATKEAMITKEREPSIETYVFYIDRRTYGKGFEEYVRRAERLGVKYIRSKPGEVLEDPKTHDLTIRYENMETGKVEELKVNLLILCSAMVPNRGNEELAKILGIELDEEGFFKNAKPWTAPFKTNVEGIYIAGSCQEPMDIPDSISQASGAAAKAVTPLVEARGTEAKKVELPPEIEVKPTDEPRIGVFVCDCGSNIRGTINVPKVVEYAKTLKHVIHAEEMTFACSTDSQPKIKDAIKTKGLNRVVVAACTPRTHEYLFRRTCREAGLNPYLFEFANIREQCSWVHMHEPELATEKAKDLIKMAVAKARLLMPEEEYKIPVGKESLVIGGGLAGITAALSLADMGFKVTLIEKENELGGLLRKLHKIFPYDIQADEIIRSQINRVNNHENIKVYTGTKIKGITGYIGNYEVTISKSTCEEKFKVSTIIVATGSKEINPNGHYGYGKYSKIITQLELERMLKEGMLEKPKCVVMINCVGARNEDRPYCCRVGCGVSIKNAKYIKELYPNANIYVLYRDMVILGKEEEYYKLVAEEYGVNFIRYLKDKEPQVYQDQEKLIVKVYDALLDEEIELEPDLIVLTTATEGDEEVKELSKMLKVPLGNGNFFQEAHVKIRPLDFAVDGIYLCGAARSPKTVMDPIHEAIGAAMRASIPMAQGMVVSEGIYSTFDEGKCTGCGICVKICPYSAITLEKIEGKVIAKGIKGVCKGCGTCVAQCPLNAIDQRHFTTAQLREMVIAATEGASIEERKKLPRIIGFLCNWCGYAGADMAGLGHFSYPTSIRIIRTMCSGRVDGRLVLEAFKHGADGVLICGCYPQDCHYISGAAEAQKMTERTKKMLARHGVDERRLRFESVSATEGKKFADLVSEFTEFIKGIGPQPPINSH from the coding sequence TTGATAGAAAGATTCATCGAATTAACAGGGGACTCTAAACTGAAAGGCTCAGTTCTAGTCATCGGTGGCGGCATAACTGGAATTCAAGCTTCACTAGATATTGCTGATCAGGGTTTTAAGGTATATCTTGTTGAAAAGACACCCAGCATCGGGGGCTCGATGGCCAGGCTAGATAAAACATTCCCAACGAATGATTGTTCAATCTGCATAGAAGCCCCTAAAATGGTAGACGTCCTACGGCATCCGAATATCGAGTTGCTGACGTACTCGGAGGTTAAAGAAGTTAAAGGATCTGTTGGCAATTTTAAAGTAAAGATTCTTAAAAAACCCAGATACGTAATTGAAGATAAATGCAATGGATGCGGCAAATGTGAAGAAGTCTGCATAGTTTCAGTTCCAAGCGAATTTGACCTTGGGACAAAACTTAGAAAAGCTATATACCTCCCCTTTCCGCAAGCCACGCCCAAATTATACACGCTTGACATGGATAATTGTAAAAAATTCGGCGGTGGCTGCCGAGATTGCGTCAGCGCATGCCGTGACCTTGGACTTAATGCTGTAGATTTTTGGCAGAGAAAAAAGGAATTAGAAATCGAGGTTGGAAGCATTGTAGTAGCAACTGGATTCGAATACCTTGAACCAACTATGAGGCCTGAATACGGCTATGGCATTTATAAAAACGTCCTTACATCCCTGCAGTATGAACGAATACTCTGCGCCTCAGGTCCAACTTCAGGTCAGATAGTTAGACCTTCTGATAAAGAAAAACCGAGCAGAGTGGCTTGGATACAGTGCGTACTTTCAAGGGATACAAAAGTCGGCAAATCATACTGCTCCAAGGTTTGTTGCGCATATGCAACAAAAGAGGCTATGATAACCAAAGAACGGGAACCGAGCATTGAAACTTACGTGTTTTATATTGATCGTAGGACATATGGAAAGGGATTCGAAGAGTATGTTAGAAGAGCAGAAAGGCTTGGAGTAAAATACATTAGGAGTAAACCTGGCGAAGTCCTCGAAGATCCGAAAACGCATGATCTAACGATTAGATATGAAAATATGGAAACAGGCAAAGTCGAGGAATTAAAGGTAAATCTTCTCATTCTTTGCTCAGCAATGGTTCCCAATCGCGGAAATGAAGAACTGGCGAAGATACTAGGAATTGAACTGGATGAAGAAGGCTTCTTCAAGAACGCAAAACCCTGGACAGCTCCATTTAAAACCAATGTTGAGGGGATTTACATTGCTGGCTCCTGCCAAGAACCTATGGATATCCCCGATTCGATCTCTCAAGCCAGTGGTGCTGCGGCTAAGGCCGTTACTCCACTCGTTGAGGCAAGAGGGACAGAGGCTAAAAAAGTTGAGCTACCTCCCGAAATAGAGGTTAAACCAACAGACGAACCAAGAATTGGAGTTTTCGTATGCGATTGCGGAAGCAATATTAGGGGAACAATTAACGTTCCCAAAGTTGTTGAATACGCTAAAACGTTGAAGCATGTTATTCACGCAGAGGAAATGACGTTTGCCTGCTCAACCGACAGTCAACCAAAGATTAAGGATGCCATTAAAACGAAGGGGTTAAACAGGGTCGTAGTCGCAGCTTGTACACCAAGAACGCATGAATATCTATTTAGAAGAACGTGTAGAGAAGCAGGGCTAAACCCATACCTCTTTGAATTTGCGAATATTAGGGAACAATGCTCATGGGTACATATGCATGAGCCAGAATTAGCCACCGAAAAAGCCAAAGATCTAATTAAAATGGCTGTAGCAAAAGCACGCCTCCTCATGCCAGAGGAAGAGTACAAGATCCCAGTTGGGAAAGAAAGCCTCGTTATCGGAGGAGGACTTGCAGGGATAACCGCAGCGCTATCATTAGCTGATATGGGTTTCAAAGTGACATTAATCGAAAAGGAGAATGAGCTTGGCGGATTGCTAAGAAAACTGCACAAAATTTTCCCCTATGACATCCAAGCAGACGAAATTATTCGCTCACAAATAAATCGCGTAAACAACCATGAAAATATCAAAGTTTACACTGGAACGAAAATCAAAGGCATAACTGGATATATTGGAAATTACGAAGTGACAATTTCTAAAAGCACCTGTGAGGAAAAATTCAAGGTTTCAACAATCATTGTTGCAACTGGTTCAAAAGAGATAAACCCCAATGGGCATTACGGCTACGGAAAATATAGTAAAATAATCACTCAACTTGAACTGGAACGCATGTTAAAAGAGGGTATGCTAGAAAAACCGAAATGTGTTGTTATGATTAATTGCGTCGGAGCCAGAAATGAAGATAGGCCCTACTGTTGTAGAGTTGGTTGCGGAGTGTCGATTAAGAATGCAAAGTACATTAAAGAATTGTATCCAAACGCTAATATCTATGTCCTTTATCGAGATATGGTAATTTTAGGGAAAGAAGAAGAATATTACAAGCTTGTTGCTGAAGAATATGGTGTTAACTTCATCAGATATCTCAAGGACAAGGAACCACAAGTCTACCAAGACCAGGAAAAACTGATTGTAAAGGTCTATGACGCATTACTAGATGAGGAGATTGAACTTGAACCGGATCTTATCGTCTTGACCACCGCCACAGAAGGAGACGAAGAAGTCAAAGAACTATCAAAAATGCTTAAAGTTCCCCTTGGAAATGGAAATTTCTTCCAAGAAGCGCATGTAAAGATCCGCCCCCTAGACTTTGCCGTTGACGGTATATATCTTTGCGGAGCTGCTCGCTCACCAAAAACCGTAATGGATCCCATTCATGAGGCAATCGGAGCGGCGATGAGAGCCTCAATTCCGATGGCGCAGGGAATGGTTGTAAGCGAAGGAATATACTCAACCTTTGACGAGGGAAAGTGCACTGGTTGTGGAATCTGCGTTAAAATATGCCCCTATAGCGCCATCACCCTCGAAAAAATTGAGGGTAAGGTAATAGCAAAGGGCATTAAGGGCGTATGTAAAGGATGCGGGACATGCGTTGCGCAGTGTCCACTTAACGCAATTGACCAGAGACATTTTACAACCGCGCAACTCAGGGAAATGGTTATCGCCGCCACAGAGGGAGCGAGTATCGAGGAGAGGAAAAAGCTTCCACGAATAATCGGATTCCTATGCAACTGGTGCGGATATGCTGGAGCAGACATGGCAGGGCTAGGTCATTTTTCCTATCCAACCTCTATCAGAATAATTAGGACCATGTGCTCAGGTAGAGTTGACGGCAGACTTGTTTTAGAAGCGTTTAAACATGGAGCTGATGGCGTGTTAATATGCGGGTGTTATCCACAAGACTGTCATTATATATCTGGAGCCGCTGAAGCACAAAAAATGACTGAAAGAACCAAGAAAATGCTTGCCAGACATGGAGTTGACGAGAGAAGGCTGAGGTTTGAAAGTGTTTCCGCAACTGAAGGAAAAAAATTTGCTGATCTTGTTAGCGAATTCACTGAGTTTATAAAGGGAATCGGTCCTCAACCTCCGATAAATTCACATTAA
- a CDS encoding (Fe-S)-binding protein: MVIRIRDIDPAFATQILPLGVKACSQCAACTGSCPVALTGPLRIRKLMRQAQFGLRDKILQSDVLWTCTMCNECFERCPKAVDIPKVILTLRNLAVERGLAPKAVMQAESSVMNLRNLFGANPSIREFRLKKLTKFYPQMIQAKIDEKADIVYWVGCIASYFGRIQGVPYAIASILNHVGENWTLLNEEWCCGRPLALSGVIGDYAKIAEHNVRVVEALGVRRLVTGCPGCMLAFKNDYPKILNRELNFEVIHFTQLLDQYVSKGMLASKKLVGRVVYHDPCELGRLGGIFKEPRNILERFVTRVVESKENLRNSRCCGAGGFVRGINSSLAESLALARLKTLLETDAELIVTACPGCEQNLKDAALKQKVGVQVLDVAELVARQLGLL, translated from the coding sequence ATGGTTATCAGAATTCGTGATATCGATCCTGCGTTTGCTACTCAAATCTTACCGTTAGGGGTTAAAGCTTGCTCTCAATGCGCAGCTTGCACGGGCAGCTGTCCAGTTGCGTTGACGGGTCCGTTAAGAATTAGGAAGCTAATGAGACAGGCTCAGTTTGGGTTACGGGATAAAATTTTACAAAGTGATGTACTTTGGACTTGTACCATGTGCAATGAGTGTTTTGAACGCTGTCCAAAGGCAGTTGATATTCCTAAGGTCATTCTTACGTTAAGAAACTTGGCGGTGGAAAGGGGACTAGCTCCTAAGGCGGTCATGCAAGCCGAAAGTTCAGTAATGAATCTCAGGAATCTATTTGGGGCAAACCCCTCAATTAGAGAATTTAGGCTTAAGAAATTAACGAAATTCTATCCCCAAATGATCCAAGCAAAAATCGATGAAAAGGCTGATATAGTCTATTGGGTTGGGTGTATCGCTTCATATTTTGGAAGAATTCAAGGGGTGCCTTATGCTATAGCTTCGATTTTAAATCATGTAGGGGAGAATTGGACTCTTCTTAACGAGGAGTGGTGTTGTGGAAGACCGTTGGCACTAAGTGGTGTAATTGGCGATTACGCTAAAATCGCTGAACATAATGTGAGGGTTGTCGAGGCTCTTGGAGTAAGACGCTTGGTAACGGGTTGTCCTGGTTGCATGTTGGCTTTCAAAAATGATTATCCTAAGATTTTGAATCGGGAGTTGAACTTCGAAGTAATACACTTTACTCAACTATTAGATCAATATGTTAGTAAAGGTATGCTTGCTTCTAAGAAACTCGTTGGAAGAGTTGTGTATCACGATCCTTGCGAATTGGGGAGGTTGGGGGGCATTTTTAAAGAGCCTAGAAACATTCTGGAGCGTTTCGTAACCCGTGTTGTTGAAAGTAAGGAAAACCTGAGAAATAGTCGGTGCTGTGGGGCTGGGGGCTTCGTTCGGGGCATTAACTCTTCACTAGCCGAGTCTTTAGCCCTTGCGAGGCTAAAGACTCTACTCGAAACTGATGCTGAGCTTATTGTTACAGCCTGTCCGGGATGCGAACAAAATCTTAAAGACGCTGCACTTAAACAGAAAGTGGGAGTTCAAGTGTTAGATGTGGCAGAGCTTGTTGCCCGGCAGTTAGGGTTACTGTGA